In Carya illinoinensis cultivar Pawnee chromosome 9, C.illinoinensisPawnee_v1, whole genome shotgun sequence, the following are encoded in one genomic region:
- the LOC122276418 gene encoding uncharacterized protein LOC122276418 produces the protein MSANSAHIDLNSDVLPFDLENMAHGVTDSEPVTLTETFKGHDQVQGSPKERIVDEVGNFSAAKGLEIGGSDGNAVLEPVIDGLEKEALKRVTHFADGANVEEAEIGMVGGGVNPKDGDVSLGLVKEDVNALDCMQEGREPQVESVSKIPAGIPGMEAKVADINETFCDENSSVCPTQVSEALTSEGSENRTMTIDAMIETNKNQIASTRVPEAGVVLGDDSNIFNLVVDLNTYMITDGNVSSDVNVKSAASKPEFHVSDLVWGKVRSHPWWPGQIFNPSDSSENAMKYSKKGSYLIAYFGDQTFAWNEASWIKPFGPHFSQMEKQSTKEEFRYAVDCALEEVSRRVEFGLACSCISKEAYAKLNTQIIVNAGIREESSRRYGGDNYLNATSLKPVELLEFMKTTAQLPYGGGDKLEFVMSQAQLSAFYRWKGYSELPKFNMLGTLFASPEDDQLLGVKENHRESNVNDVPDMENDNSISSGKEKSEIQVSSSRKRKHTSGYSVLPNKKETSLLDLLGKKGLRTPNGGNKTGKEGVGKLISQSSSQKRKAVDALSDDSSMKRGKSHLSTGVVDTPARTKQTFRVGDSIRRAASQMNGSSPILKYGDGMPQEARVENKSIQKSSTEFFSPDEMMSQLCLAARDPMKGYSFIFSMVGFFSEFRNFVSLDDPSLEEHEQSLKQVFGGKKRRKSTKTGRKSTMPGITEASGTDFLSDSYWSDRIVQSIPEEQSSFENQPDSPSGKSFSTAEPQGPNLDHTQKSSGKNLESEAEMTVEHHLEEEKSCEKEFPPTALILNFTDLDSVPSEASLTKIFSQFGTLIECQTEVLKKSRRAKVVFKKRDDAETAFSSAGKYSIFGPSLVSYRLKYILPSKASAPTKRGGKVTATSH, from the coding sequence ATGTCTGCGAATTCTGCCCATATCGACCTGAACTCAGACGTCCTTCCATTTGACCTGGAAAACATGGCTCATGGTGTAACCGATTCTGAACCTGTAACCCTAACTGAGACTTTCAAGGGTCATGATCAGGTCCAGGGTTCTCCAAAGGAGCGAATAGTGGATGAAGTTGGGAATTTTAGTGCAGCCAAGGGGTTGGAGATCGGTGGGTCTGATGGGAATGCGGTGCTTGAGCCTGTGATTGATGGATTGGAAAAGGAGGCTTTAAAGAGAGTAACCCATTTTGCAGACGGCGCGAATGTTGAAGAAGCGGAGATAGGAATGGTAGGTGGAGGCGTTAATCCAAAAGACGGCGATGTTTCACTGGGGCTGGTGAAGGAGGATGTCAATGCCTTAGATTGTATGCAGGAAGGAAGAGAGCCTCAGGTCGAGTCTGTGAGCAAAATACCAGCTGGAATTCCAGGTATGGAAGCAAAAGTAGCTGATATCAACGAGACTTTCTGTGATGAAAATTCTAGTGTGTGTCCGACGCAGGTTTCTGAGGCTTTAACTTCTGAGGGATCAGAAAACCGGACCATGACGATAGATGCAATGATAGAGACCAATAAGAATCAAATCGCAAGCACTCGTGTCCCAGAAGCTGGGGTTGTCCTTGGAGAcgattctaatattttcaatcttGTTGTAGATTTgaatacatatatgataacagACGGGAATGTTTCAAGTGATGTGAATGTTAAATCTGCTGCCTCAAAACCAGAATTTCATGTATCTGATCTAGTATGGGGCAAAGTTCGGAGTCATCCCTGGTGGCCCGGGCAGATTTTTAATCCTTCGGATTCATCAGAAAACGCAATGAAGTACTCTAAAAAAGGAAGTTACCTGATAGCATATTTTGGGGATCAAACATTTGCTTGGAATGAAGCATCGTGGATAAAACCCTTCGGTCCACATTTCTCGCAAATGGAGAAGCAGAGCACTAAGGAAGAATTCCGATATGCTGTTGACTGTGCTTTGGAAGAGGTTTCCAGACGGGTAGAGTTTGGGCTGGCCTGTTCCTGCATATCAAAAGAAGCATATGCCAAACTCAACACTCAGATAATAGTTAATGCTGGAATCAGGGAAGAATCAAGTAGAAGATATGGTGGGGATAATTATTTGAATGCCACTTCTTTAAAACCTGTGGAACTTCTCGAGTTCATGAAAACAACAGCTCAATTGCCATATGGTGGAGGTGACAAACTGGAATTTGTAATGTCACAGGCCCAGTTGTCAGCCTTCTATCGCTGGAAGGGTTATTCAGAGCTTCCCAAGTTCAATATGCTTGGTACATTGTTTGCCAGTCCGGAGGACGATCAACTGCTTGGGGTGAAAGAGAATCACAGAGAATCGAATGTGAATGATGTTCCGGATATGGAGAATGACAATTCAATATCCTCTGGAAAAGAAAAGTCAGAGATTCAAGTTAGCTCTTCCCGTAAGCGTAAGCACACTTCTGGATATTCTGTGCTCCCGAACAAAAAAGAGACAAGCTTGCTGGATTTGCTTGGTAAGAAGGGCTTGCGTACGCCAAATGGAGGAAACAAAACAGGCAAGGAGGGTGTAGGTAAGTTGATTTCACAATCTTCTAGTCAGAAACGAAAGGCGGTTGATGCATTGTCGGATGATTCGTCTATGAAACGTGGGAAAAGCCATCTATCAACAGGAGTTGTCGACACGCCCGCACGGACCAAGCAAACTTTTAGAGTTGGAGATAGCATTCGTCGGGCTGCTAGCCAAATGAATGGGTCAAGTCCAATACTCAAGTATGGTGATGGAATGCCTCAAGAGGCCAGAGTTGAGAATAAAAGCATACAGAAATCGAGCACGGAGTTCTTTTCTCCTGATGAGATGATGTCCCAGCTCTGTTTGGCTGCCAGAGATCCCATGAAAGGATACAGCTTTATATTTTCTATGGTCGGATTCTTCTCAGAATTCAGGAATTTTGTTAGCCTGGATGATCCTAGCTTAGAGGAGCATGAACAGTCTTTGAAACAAGTTTTTGGTGgtaagaaaagaaggaaatcaaCCAAGACTGGAAGAAAGTCAACTATGCCAGGAATCACTGAAGCTTCTGGGACAGACTTTTTGAGCGACTCTTACTGGAGTGACAGGATTGTCCAAAGCATTCCTGAAGAGCAGTCATCGTTTGAGAATCAGCCCGACAGTCCAAGTGGAAAGAGTTTTTCCACTGCTGAACCACAAGGGCCAAATCTTGACCATACGCAGAAGAGTTCTGGTAAAAATCTTGAATCCGAAGCAGAGATGACGGTAGAACACCACTTGGAGGAGGAGAAAAGTTGTGAGAAAGAATTCCCACCCACAGCTCTGATTCTGAACTTCACGGACTTGGATTCTGTTCCTTCAGAAGCAAGTCTCACTAAGATATTTAGCCAGTTTGGGACTTTGATTGAATGTCAGACTGAAGTGCTGAAGAAGAGTAGACGTGCCAAGGTGGTTTTCAAGAAACGTGATGATGCAGAAACGGCTTTTAGCAGTGCTGGGAAATACAGTATTTTTGGGCCTTCACTTGTCAGTTACCGCCTCAAGTATATTCTGCCCTCTAAGGCCTCTGCCCCAACAAAGCGAGGTGGAAAAGTTACTGCGACATCGCATTGA